One genomic window of Choristoneura fumiferana chromosome 14, NRCan_CFum_1, whole genome shotgun sequence includes the following:
- the LOC141435261 gene encoding ejaculatory bulb-specific protein 3-like: MKVIFVAIAVTFFAIAMAQDEKYTDKYDYLNIDEMLGNKRLITAYIKCVLEKGKCTPEGRELKAHIVDALQNGCAKCTSAQREGMRKVIHYLIHEETDSWRQLVDKYDPKKIYTRKYEQQLNSVMKE, translated from the exons ATGAAGGTCATTTTCGTCGCTATAGCCGTCACTTTCTTCGCCATTGCGATGGCCCAGGACGAGAAATACACGGACAAGTATGACTACTTGAACATCGACGAAATGCTCGGGAATAAGCGGCTGATCACGGCGTACATCAAATGCGTGCTCGAAAAGGGGAAGTGCACGCCTGAAGGCAGGGAGCTTAAGG CTCATATCGTCGACGCGCTTCAGAATGGATGCGCGAAATGTACATCAGCCCAGCGTGAAGGTATGCGCAAGGTAATCCATTATCTTATCCACGAAGAAACTGATTCATGGAGGCAGCTCGTCGACAAATACGATCCTAAGAAGATATACACCCGGAAGTATGAGCAGCAGTTGAATTCTGTCATGAAGGAATAA